ggaatcagtagcagagctgggatgggAATTTGTGTCATTGGCTTCCACCCTTCATGCTcagtccactagaccatgctgtctAATATACTCTCCAAGATCATAATTTTGGGAGGGGGGATTCTCTTACACAcattgaaaatctgaccctagaATTTATGGGTAAGTGTAATTGAAAATCAGTGGAACTTGGGTTCCTAAGTTACTaactcacttctgaaaatgggtcTTAGGGAGCTAAATCATTTAAGCacttttggaaaattttaccacatgtcaaaagttttgctgactTTTGTGATGCAGTGATATGTAACATATTATCCATTATGTCAGTGTAGCTGTTCTTCTATTTTTATGGAATTTTGGGCACCCAtacaatataaacaaaaaaattaaactaaccAATTGCCAAATATAAACTCCTTCCATTTGTAACCTCAAGGAGTAAAGCAAGGGAGTGGAATTGGAAACAAAAATGTCTACTGGCCACATGTCTGATCAGATGGAGGAAATAAGTAAAATGGAACTTTCTACTTTTGCAGCTAGGAACCCAAAAGAACAAATCTACACATGCATATTTCATGTGTTTCGTTTGAGTGGGAACAGCAGATGGCAGTAGAGTCATTCTCAAGTACTTTGAAGGGGTTGGTTTCAAGTCACTTGATGCTTCAGGGTATAGTCCCCTTTCTAACATGGGAACAGATCAGCTGATTTAATTCAAAAGGTCAACAGTGATGGGTTTCCATTCTTTAGTTTTTAACTGTGAAAGAAGGGATTTCTTAGGTGTGGTTGTGAGGTTTGGCTATGTAAACCTCTTTGCTTTAACTGTCTTCCAGAAATATTATAGCTACGTGCCAGCAAGTAGATGCCAAGAGAATGAAATTAAACACATCTGCAGATATCACAGCAGACATGCAGCAGAAAACTTGTTACAGACATTGGAACAAGGGGTAAGTGTACTGCTCATGTTTAATTTAATTCTTTTCCTCATCCAAGACATGGAGATGTCTGCATAATGTTCACGGGATCTCCCTGTGTCTGCTTCTTCTCCAGGCCCTTTTGTCACACTAATCTGAGTTTCAGTTCAAgtgttcagatactatagtaatgaGTGCCAATATAAGAATCTGAGCagaggttggcaacctttcagaagtggtgtgcccagtcttcatttattcactgtaattcaaggtttcgtgtgccagtaatacattttaacttttttagaaggtctctatataactaaactattgttgtatgtaaagtaaataaggtttttacaatgtttaagaagcttcatttaaaattaaatgaaaaaatgcagatcttatcagtttagtgtgatccttgcccttgcttttccttgctgagttttccaatgtctggcctacatttggatactttaagctggacacaggcttctgagtgatcagttgttaactggccccgagagggacagaggacagatttcatgtgtgaaaatacctgttcacacaggtatgtggatccaaatgctgaaagcattgcaaacgcaattttcttcaaacagttaaatttcactggcagggacgtccaacaggtcagaatagaggccccatgctCTCTCTTGGTAGCTTTAAgtgcagatctccaaactttgatgtccacaattctgagctttttaactgaatgagctgcatttcgaaatcttcaacactcatccactgaaatacagacaaatccaagttgctttcgttgaacttttcaggtttaattagaaaagaaagcattgggccaaatagttgaaaatcttgaaatctgtcagaaaattctgattccagttcttgcatgtacattgcAATCTCAGTGACACTGACAGTGCAACACGCCGATAGCTCTTTTACGTGTTGGAAGTAGCAGAAAGTCGAAGTTCAAATATCCCGAGAAAAAACTGCTAGTTTTACTACAAATGCCTTCCAGGGTTCATAAAGATCTAGAAACATTTGCCCTGCACCGTGGAGACAGGGGTTGAGCTTGTTTAGGTGAGCGGTGATGTCAGTTAGAAATATGAGCTTACACAGCCATTTGTCATCATCCAGTTCGGGGTAGTTTTGTTCTTTTTCCGACAAAAAGGCCTTGATTGCTTCAAAACCGTTTACAAAGCACACCACAATTTTGCCATGACTTAGCCTCCAAATGTTGCTGTGAATTGGAATATTGTTATAAGCATGGTTCATCTCTTCTAGCAGTGCTTGAAACTGTCAGAGTCAAAGCAGATCGAGCAACAAGGAAATGCACAATTCTCACCACTGTATTAATCACATTATTGACTCTGAATTAGAAATTTTAGCATACAGGTTTTCTTGATGGATGATACAGTGAAATTTGACTGTCAGGCGGCCAATTTGATCTTCAAGTAACTTTACAAATCCCTTCTGTTTTCCGACCCTAGCAGGAGCACCATCTGttgtcacacaaaatatttttctgatgtcaaTTCCTCGTTCTTCAAAATGGTTTACTAAACTTTCCACTGTATCTTCCCCCTTTGTGGTGCCATGCAGGGGTTTTGGGCAAGAAAGTTCCTCTTGGATTTCATTGGAGACACAATATCTTGCAACAACTGCCAAACATGGAACGTTGTTTATATCCACGTTCTCATCAACTGCAACGCTAAACACTGCTGTGTCTTTTAATGCTGTCGTCTGCTTTTCGTTAATGTTTTCTGCTGTTTCGCTTGTGTCTCTCAACTGTTCTGGCAGAGACAGGCAGTTTTTCTATTAAAGATACGATCgtatctttatttggcaaatCAGTGAACAAAGCCTCTGAACTGCTGAAAAAAATTTTAtatattccccatctgtaaatggctTTCCGTTTTTTTGCAGTGCACTGTGCAATCTTGTAACTTTCTTCTGTAGCTTGATATTTTACTTAcacttaagcattttaaaaacactgctaTGCTTCTCATATCCTGCTATTGCCTTTTTGATCAATTCAGTCTTGTCTGCTTAGTCAAGAAAGGTTTTCTCGTGCTTCGTTTCAAAATGTCGAACACTTGATGTGCAACAAACGCTTTCACAACAGAAAGCGCAAACAGCATGGTCCTTTTTTGGAATAAATCCAAATGTGTCTGTCCAAAAAGGCTGAAATGATctaactttgctttcttaggaCCTGACATTTTGTCAAATGTACCCCTCAACTCACAGTGGGGGGGGAAAAATCGCGACAGACTGAACGCACAATGTCAAACGCAGTGCGCTGTTCCACATAGCATggtgtaagcagcaaatcaggacttaaaaatatcccagtggcactggaacaattttgaAGGGGGGGGCCGAGCTgcaccccctcttgcccctgtctgtaCCCCTCATTTCCCCAGACTGGGGCCAGTAGGTCACAGCtaggggcagctgcagagcaccAGGCCGAGGCCAGCGGCTCGTACcccgggccagcagcaggctgagcagggccggcagacGGGAcctcagctggcagggggccggcggacggaaccccaggctggcagcagagtgctaCTGAAAATATTGAAGGTTACCCATGTGTGGAGTTTTGGATGGATGTAAAATTTGTGAGGAATTGTGAGTGGATGATTAAATTGTTCTAGGCGTTCTAACTTACACCAGGAGTAACAGTCCAGCCGTTCTTCAGCCCCACCTTGTACTTCTGGCATCTTTCCTGTACTGGAGCAAAGCCAGGCAAGTGTAACTTTTGAGCCAGCTGTGCTGCCTGAGTGGTGCAAAGGGACCATATCGAAGCCAAGGATCTGGCCTAGAAAATTCTATTGTGGGAGGAGGTCACATGTTTCAGAATTCTCTTTAAAGATGTTAACTACTGAACACACTATCTGCTGCAACCGTGGAAAGTTAATTTTGGTTGTGGGCATCAGTCATTGCACTGACTTGGTGGAGAAGTATAATTCTGACCCAGTAGGCTTAATGGTCAGTGGGAAGGAGAGAAATACTTTACATTTCCCAAAGGCTAATTTGCTGAGGCAGTTTTAGGAACCAGGTGGTTTGGCTTCTGGGCCACAGAAAATGAGAAATATGGAATCTTTATCATAACCCCAAACAATTCTTTTTCTACTAAATTTGTGGTGTTATCCATATTTGTTATGTTTGTTTTGACAACCTATTTTTCACAGTGTTAGAGGATAGCTAATTAGCACATTATTTCTACCTaagtattctttaaaaaaacGAAAGGATTCGAATATGGCAATTTTTTACAATCACAGCTTGCTAATTTTTGTATTGGACAGAAAAATTTTGCTACCATTAACATCCGTCCTACcaatgtatttttgaaaaatgtcagtatATTAGTTGAACTGTAACTCTATAAACTAAATTCCATTTCTGTCTAGGTAAGACAACCAAACAGTATTACttaccatttattttttttcccctttcagggTAGAAAGACTTCCAAAGATCTCTACATTGAAGTCTCCCCTGGCACCTATTCTGTCACAGCGACCTCAGAGGATATGGTGAAAGACACACATGTGGTGGATGTTAATGCAGGACAAAGTATTGATTTAACTTTCAGTATATGATGATCGCTCTCTCTCAGCAATCATAGGAATAAAACAATACTAAGGTATCCTAATGAATTAATATAACAAGCTATGCAGATCTGTTTCTCTTTAGCACTTTAACAACTTCCTTTCTCTGGGCTTCTTCTGTTTTACTCACTTTGTCTACTTATTGTGCACTCAGTGCTATTATAGTCCATTGTGTACACGGACATTATGAATGTTTGTATAAATATGCCTTAATTGAAATTATGTGACATGTATCACCCAGAGTTTGGGGTTATTTTTAAGTCAAGCAATCAGTGGAATAAaggattaaaaattaatctttgagatgaattttttttatttttttttaaattaggaactAAAGTCATGCAAGTTATATTTATAATTACTTGAATATGAAAAGCCcaatcctcaactggtataaatcagtgtagctccattgaagttcaTGCCCATTTAcagcaggtgaggatctggctaCAGTGTGCCATGTAGAGTACTGTAGTTAACTGGTCATACTGGTGTGAATGAAGAAACTGGAGCTGTAAGTCAAGCTAAAATGTGCACACggttgcaattaaaaaaaaaaatcccagttatTGCTACATAAATGCAAGTTTCGGCAGTATTGTTCGGTTTCACTTTCATTAAGCCAAATCCCACTTGAGCAAAACAtgtacacacatgcttaactcccACTTAAGTTCATTatctttaaggccctgattcagccaggCATTTCAACATGTGTCTAATTTAAgaacatgagtaatcccactgaagtcgatgggactTCTCATGGGCTTAGGTAGCTTGCTGAATGGGCACCTGGGAATAAAATGGATGTCGTGTTTTAGTATCCATATGCAAACTTTTACTTTT
The nucleotide sequence above comes from Caretta caretta isolate rCarCar2 chromosome 6, rCarCar1.hap1, whole genome shotgun sequence. Encoded proteins:
- the AKIP1 gene encoding A-kinase-interacting protein 1, which translates into the protein MASGRPARRACGVAQRTAGLAREVLERAKRRKVSWPEPVEEDSERLNAAFASIVEFMSRTTKECEKYYSYVPASRCQENEIKHICRYHSRHAAENLLQTLEQGGRKTSKDLYIEVSPGTYSVTATSEDMVKDTHVVDVNAGQSIDLTFSI